One bacterium DNA window includes the following coding sequences:
- a CDS encoding ATP-binding protein, producing MSITQVKTKTKTFVLKGGPQSGKSTILKRIEQVYGDRIIVVPEVATVLLTHLWPKRDLVDLQTGAWMDTLQHSIFHTQQGLERLARVRAQTGGQVLIGHDRGVFDNAGYLGITGRELARMFGANFDELMGMYDLVIHLDTLAKLYPEQFGSETNEARYETVDEAIAVDERIWQAYAEHPHQVRIAATDDFEAKVAEVMRYIDGLL from the coding sequence TGAGCATAACCCAGGTAAAAACTAAAACCAAGACTTTTGTCCTAAAGGGTGGCCCGCAGAGCGGCAAGTCGACGATCCTCAAGCGCATCGAGCAAGTGTATGGCGACAGGATTATCGTGGTGCCCGAGGTGGCGACAGTACTTCTGACGCATCTCTGGCCAAAGCGTGATCTCGTCGATCTACAGACAGGTGCTTGGATGGACACGCTTCAACACAGCATCTTCCATACCCAGCAGGGACTTGAGCGACTGGCTCGGGTCCGAGCGCAGACTGGTGGTCAGGTACTGATCGGTCATGATCGTGGGGTCTTTGATAACGCGGGCTACCTCGGCATCACCGGTCGGGAGCTAGCAAGGATGTTTGGCGCTAACTTTGACGAGCTGATGGGTATGTACGATTTGGTGATTCATCTCGACACGCTCGCAAAGCTTTACCCTGAGCAGTTTGGTTCGGAAACGAACGAGGCTCGCTACGAGACGGTAGATGAAGCGATCGCGGTCGATGAGCGGATCTGGCAAGCTTACGCAGAGCATCCGCATCAGGTGCGCATCGCTGCTACTGATGACTTCGAGGCGAAGGTCGCTGAGGTCATGCGATACATCGACGGTCTCTTGTAA
- a CDS encoding phosphoribosylglycinamide formyltransferase, with protein sequence MTNKSNDLKLAVFVSGTGSLLEHMLKNGLDVSLVVAEQECRGLKVAEAVGVETLLWRREDFGWTEDSRWQDKPMRGEYSQMRRDFSKALARHLNSQGINLIAMAGFETVLSDEFFDTFKGLILNSHPALLPSFKGGHAVRDALEFGAKVTGTTIHVATAKVDDGTVIGQWAVEIKPDDDEASLHERIKQIERVRYYEILDRMLRGGIQVYLPDYEGK encoded by the coding sequence ATGACCAATAAATCCAACGACCTCAAACTCGCTGTCTTCGTGTCGGGCACAGGCTCGCTCCTCGAGCACATGCTCAAAAACGGGCTCGATGTATCGCTGGTCGTGGCTGAACAGGAATGCCGAGGGCTCAAGGTCGCCGAAGCAGTCGGGGTCGAGACACTTCTCTGGCGTCGTGAGGACTTCGGCTGGACAGAAGATTCACGTTGGCAAGATAAGCCAATGCGTGGCGAGTACTCGCAGATGCGTCGCGATTTCTCCAAGGCACTCGCACGGCATCTCAACAGCCAAGGCATCAATTTGATCGCCATGGCTGGCTTCGAGACAGTCCTGAGCGACGAGTTCTTCGACACCTTCAAGGGGCTGATCCTTAATAGCCACCCAGCACTCCTGCCTTCCTTCAAGGGTGGGCATGCGGTGCGAGATGCGCTCGAGTTTGGCGCCAAGGTCACCGGCACCACGATTCACGTGGCGACTGCCAAGGTCGACGATGGCACTGTCATTGGCCAATGGGCGGTCGAGATCAAGCCGGACGACGACGAAGCCTCACTGCACGAACGCATCAAGCAGATCGAGCGCGTCAGATACTACGAGATCCTGGATCGCATGCTACGCGGAGGTATCCAAGTCTACTTGCCCGACTACGAAGGAAAGTAG